The following proteins are encoded in a genomic region of Bacillus marinisedimentorum:
- a CDS encoding pirin family protein — protein MITIYPEKSRYTAQHGWLTSNFSFSFAEYFDPNNTQFGPLRVFNDDVVQPQRGFGSHPHKEMEIVSIVLEGHLKHEDSTGETAVTSFGEVQRMSAGTGVIHSEVNPSSEEPVNFLQLWFMPEENGLKPEYETSAFNTEALSEQLVPIVSKKYAKPGEVAAIHQDLTIYMSDIQPAKELSFLQEADRRTYLFIINGEAAVNEYEMKTRDSARITDETDLVISSDEGARIILIDLP, from the coding sequence ATGATTACGATTTATCCGGAAAAATCAAGATATACTGCCCAGCACGGCTGGCTGACAAGCAACTTCAGCTTTTCCTTTGCTGAATATTTTGATCCGAATAATACTCAATTCGGCCCGCTCCGAGTCTTTAACGATGATGTCGTCCAGCCGCAGCGAGGTTTTGGTTCACACCCGCATAAAGAAATGGAAATCGTTTCGATTGTACTAGAAGGGCATTTGAAGCATGAAGACAGTACAGGTGAGACTGCTGTCACGTCATTTGGAGAGGTTCAGCGGATGAGTGCCGGAACAGGGGTCATCCATTCGGAAGTCAATCCTTCATCTGAGGAACCGGTGAACTTCCTGCAATTATGGTTTATGCCGGAAGAGAATGGGCTGAAACCTGAGTATGAAACTTCGGCATTCAATACAGAAGCGTTGTCTGAACAGCTCGTTCCAATCGTTTCCAAAAAGTATGCGAAGCCCGGTGAAGTCGCCGCCATCCATCAGGATCTGACCATCTATATGTCTGATATACAGCCGGCAAAAGAGTTAAGCTTCCTACAGGAAGCGGACCGGCGGACATACTTGTTCATCATAAACGGGGAAGCGGCTGTTAACGAATATGAAATGAAAACAAGGGATTCAGCAAGAATAACCGATGAGACGGACCTTGTCATCAGTTCCGATGAAGGAGCCCGCATTATCCTGATTGACCTGCCTTAA
- a CDS encoding methyl-accepting chemotaxis protein encodes MSSTMNMLAEKISESTGFVNDIQQIASQTNLLALNASIEAARAGESGRGFAVVADEIRKLSELTANTANRISENLFAVNDVTKETQAIMTRNADQMEDNVETAEGMKQSFITINHSVENLKTNAGQFANITDRIRSTSKSIDTAIVEFAAVLEQSTASLEEISATLDNYSTQNKELVSFIQNTDDAVDHLLSLYKDEMS; translated from the coding sequence ATGTCATCAACGATGAATATGCTCGCCGAGAAAATTTCCGAATCCACTGGTTTTGTGAATGATATTCAGCAAATTGCTTCCCAAACGAACCTGCTTGCGTTGAACGCATCCATTGAAGCAGCCCGGGCCGGGGAAAGCGGCCGGGGTTTTGCGGTTGTTGCCGATGAAATCCGGAAGCTCTCCGAACTGACAGCGAATACGGCCAACCGCATCTCTGAAAACCTGTTTGCTGTTAACGATGTTACAAAAGAAACGCAAGCGATCATGACCCGCAATGCCGATCAAATGGAAGATAATGTGGAGACGGCAGAAGGCATGAAACAATCCTTCATCACAATTAATCATTCGGTGGAGAACCTGAAGACAAACGCCGGCCAGTTCGCAAACATTACAGACCGTATCCGCTCAACATCAAAATCGATTGATACAGCGATTGTTGAATTTGCTGCAGTTCTTGAACAATCTACCGCTTCTCTTGAGGAAATTTCAGCCACTCTGGATAACTACAGCACCCAGAACAAAGAACTTGTTTCTTTTATACAAAACACAGATGATGCTGTCGATCACTTGCTTTCATTATATAAAGATGAAATGTCATAA
- a CDS encoding TraR/DksA C4-type zinc finger protein encodes MLTDKQLQGLRSQLTALKNDAESLLRDSDHYGLDQEANKWSVGELANYDNHPGDIGTELYEREKDIALNDLTEKQLEEAENALQRMEDGTYGVCTVCGKEIPFERLHAIPTASRCKEHADDQTVARQRPIEEGALGTPFYSYTNESADDGNYFDAEDSFQRVGMYGTSETPSDFGDPNMADYNQMYIGSEDTVGFTESLENFISTDITGSEVNIVPTKLHEKYEDILDAEEQEIYNRVYDNE; translated from the coding sequence ATGCTCACAGACAAACAGCTTCAAGGACTGCGCAGCCAGTTGACCGCGCTTAAGAACGATGCTGAGTCACTGCTGCGGGACAGTGACCATTATGGCCTGGATCAGGAAGCAAACAAATGGTCAGTCGGAGAACTTGCCAACTATGACAATCATCCGGGCGACATCGGAACCGAACTGTATGAACGGGAAAAGGACATCGCTTTAAACGACCTGACTGAAAAGCAGCTGGAAGAAGCGGAAAATGCCCTGCAGCGCATGGAAGACGGAACATACGGCGTTTGTACGGTTTGCGGAAAAGAAATTCCATTTGAACGGCTGCATGCGATTCCGACCGCCAGCCGGTGCAAGGAACATGCTGATGACCAAACAGTTGCCAGGCAGCGTCCGATTGAAGAGGGAGCCCTTGGCACACCGTTCTACTCTTATACGAACGAATCAGCTGATGACGGCAACTATTTCGATGCCGAAGACTCCTTTCAGCGAGTTGGGATGTACGGAACAAGTGAAACACCGTCCGATTTTGGCGACCCGAACATGGCCGACTACAATCAAATGTACATCGGCAGCGAAGATACAGTCGGTTTCACCGAATCACTCGAGAATTTCATTTCTACCGATATTACCGGCAGCGAAGTCAACATCGTACCCACAAAGCTGCATGAAAAATATGAAGATATTTTGGATGCTGAAGAGCAGGAAATATACAACAGGGTATATGATAACGAGTAA
- a CDS encoding TspO/MBR family protein: MKKSTFVVFIATFVLFTLSGFLFPIDRDWYNSLDKPPLTQGGSVIGIVWFILYLLIAASVSLIYERYEFSRGNSLIISVFTMNYLFNQAFSYLQFNLHSLGGAALDTILVAVTSFALMLLAKEFSKTASWLLVPYVLWSVFASYLAVGLYVLN, from the coding sequence ATGAAAAAATCGACATTCGTTGTTTTCATTGCAACTTTTGTGCTGTTTACTTTATCGGGATTTCTGTTTCCCATTGACCGGGATTGGTACAATTCTTTGGATAAACCCCCATTGACGCAAGGAGGCAGCGTCATCGGCATAGTCTGGTTCATTCTCTACCTTTTAATTGCCGCTTCCGTTTCTCTCATTTATGAGCGGTATGAATTCAGCAGGGGGAACAGTCTGATCATCTCCGTCTTCACCATGAATTACCTCTTTAATCAGGCTTTCAGCTATTTGCAGTTCAACCTTCACAGTCTTGGCGGAGCAGCGCTTGATACTATCCTCGTAGCTGTAACCTCTTTTGCGCTGATGTTGCTTGCCAAAGAATTTTCCAAAACCGCCTCCTGGCTGCTCGTCCCCTATGTTCTCTGGTCGGTTTTTGCATCATATCTGGCCGTGGGGCTTTATGTGTTGAATTAA
- a CDS encoding TraR/DksA family transcriptional regulator, translating to MPLSKEQTEHFKNRLLDMKKETETRLEHEYYANQSITDASGDFNAGVDNHMADAGTELYEKEREITLENNDEDILRDIEEALQRIDDGTYGICVDTGEKISSERLEALPYAKRTLKAQQKYDKGIKPEPDEKVQLASEEEEKYEDSPMRTIDRIKEEHDPSWGRD from the coding sequence ATGCCATTGTCAAAAGAACAAACGGAGCACTTCAAAAACCGTTTACTGGATATGAAAAAAGAAACTGAAACACGGTTGGAGCATGAATATTATGCGAACCAATCGATAACAGATGCTTCTGGTGATTTCAATGCAGGTGTAGACAATCATATGGCCGACGCAGGCACGGAATTATATGAAAAGGAAAGGGAAATAACACTGGAGAATAATGACGAGGACATACTCCGGGATATCGAAGAAGCTTTGCAGCGGATAGATGACGGCACATACGGCATCTGTGTCGACACGGGGGAAAAAATATCCTCCGAACGCCTTGAAGCTCTTCCATATGCAAAAAGGACGCTGAAAGCCCAGCAAAAATACGATAAAGGTATAAAACCGGAGCCTGATGAAAAAGTGCAGCTTGCCAGTGAGGAAGAAGAGAAGTATGAAGACAGCCCGATGAGAACAATCGACAGAATCAAAGAAGAGCATGATCCCTCCTGGGGCAGAGACTGA
- a CDS encoding universal stress protein — protein MLNVYSRILVAYDGSELAGKALDFALKAAQEDEQVEVDVVTVFNPPVSMGSYGMYNETTINEMKEDIKNSMGSVEEKLAELPNKTSTHILEGVPGKRLVDFAKEHDSDLIIIGNRGFSGLKEMFLGSVSHYVVQRAHCPVFVIK, from the coding sequence ATGTTAAATGTCTATTCGCGGATACTGGTTGCGTATGACGGATCGGAACTTGCCGGAAAGGCGCTGGATTTTGCCTTGAAAGCGGCTCAGGAGGATGAACAGGTTGAGGTTGATGTAGTGACGGTATTCAATCCACCCGTTTCGATGGGAAGTTACGGAATGTATAATGAAACCACCATCAATGAAATGAAGGAAGATATTAAAAATTCAATGGGATCTGTTGAAGAGAAGTTGGCTGAGCTTCCGAATAAGACCAGCACCCACATTCTCGAAGGAGTGCCGGGAAAAAGACTTGTTGACTTTGCAAAGGAGCATGACAGCGATTTAATCATAATCGGCAACCGCGGTTTCAGCGGACTTAAAGAAATGTTCCTGGGCAGTGTCAGTCACTATGTGGTCCAGCGGGCCCATTGCCCGGTATTTGTCATCAAATAA
- a CDS encoding AI-2E family transporter translates to MSYDNKFFKYGTAVLLVLLILFFLGKVDYLMTPIQAILFTIFLPLVFSGLFYYLFRPIVRIMDKWMPKVLAIIVLYVLLIGLLSGIVYFAGDSIAKQFNDLANSVPQDLEKVDKKTEDVVQENNFGLVSYEEVKNKAISYFAELARGIGNNIMGIVSMAASVATVMIVIPFILFYLLRDDYKLAPHVLNFIPKKHHEEGREILHDLDETLSTYIVGQVIVAMIVGVLTFIGFWIIGLKYGLLLAIFAMVMDIVPFLGPFIGIIPAVVVALMSSPMMLLKVVIVFIVVQQLEGNLITPQVMGKKLSLHPVTVILVIMAAGSVFGFFGILLAVPFYASAKEIVVNFRRFYKLRHAD, encoded by the coding sequence ATGAGTTATGATAATAAGTTCTTTAAGTACGGCACTGCCGTATTGCTTGTGTTATTGATTTTATTTTTTCTCGGAAAAGTGGATTACTTGATGACGCCGATTCAAGCTATTTTGTTCACCATCTTCCTTCCTTTGGTGTTCTCAGGCTTATTTTATTACCTTTTTCGGCCGATCGTCCGGATTATGGATAAGTGGATGCCCAAAGTCCTCGCCATTATTGTTCTCTATGTTCTGTTAATCGGTCTGCTCAGCGGAATCGTATATTTTGCGGGAGACAGTATTGCCAAACAGTTTAACGATCTGGCGAACTCCGTGCCTCAGGATCTGGAAAAGGTCGATAAAAAAACAGAGGACGTTGTACAGGAGAATAACTTTGGTCTCGTATCCTATGAAGAAGTGAAAAATAAAGCGATCAGTTATTTTGCAGAACTTGCAAGAGGAATCGGGAATAATATTATGGGAATTGTGTCAATGGCCGCCAGTGTGGCGACGGTAATGATCGTCATTCCGTTCATTCTCTTTTATTTATTGAGAGACGACTATAAACTCGCGCCGCACGTGTTGAATTTCATTCCCAAAAAGCATCATGAAGAAGGAAGGGAAATCCTTCATGATTTAGATGAGACGTTATCGACTTATATTGTCGGTCAGGTAATAGTCGCAATGATCGTTGGTGTATTGACGTTTATTGGCTTTTGGATTATCGGGCTTAAGTACGGGCTTCTGCTGGCTATTTTTGCTATGGTGATGGATATTGTTCCTTTTCTGGGGCCTTTTATTGGGATCATACCGGCAGTGGTTGTTGCTTTAATGTCAAGTCCTATGATGCTGCTTAAGGTTGTCATTGTATTCATAGTCGTCCAGCAGCTTGAAGGAAATCTCATCACTCCACAAGTGATGGGAAAAAAGTTGAGCCTTCATCCAGTAACGGTTATTCTCGTCATTATGGCTGCTGGATCCGTGTTTGGATTCTTCGGCATTTTGCTGGCTGTACCTTTTTATGCTTCAGCAAAAGAAATCGTTGTGAACTTCCGGCGCTTTTATAAGCTCCGCCATGCAGACTGA
- a CDS encoding OsmC family protein: MAIVTFKAGAKNLPEGLMVETAARDFKVLIDEPESLGGTDKGMNPVELLLSALGACQAIVARVYAPTFDIDLKDFRVELEGDLDVDGFMCKSDVRPGFQEIRYKMVINADITAEKAQEFASFIEKTCPVGDTIANPVSLVSAGVLVEKEQSVSV; encoded by the coding sequence ATGGCTATTGTCACGTTTAAAGCAGGTGCCAAAAACTTACCGGAAGGCTTGATGGTGGAAACAGCTGCTCGCGATTTCAAAGTGTTGATTGATGAGCCTGAATCCCTTGGCGGTACTGATAAGGGAATGAATCCTGTTGAATTGTTATTATCCGCACTGGGTGCCTGCCAGGCGATTGTTGCAAGAGTCTATGCCCCAACCTTTGATATTGATTTGAAAGATTTCCGGGTTGAACTTGAGGGGGACCTGGATGTTGACGGATTCATGTGTAAAAGTGACGTCCGCCCCGGTTTCCAGGAAATACGCTATAAAATGGTCATCAATGCAGACATAACAGCTGAAAAAGCACAGGAATTTGCATCTTTTATTGAAAAAACGTGCCCGGTAGGTGATACGATAGCAAACCCAGTTTCACTCGTATCGGCAGGTGTCTTGGTTGAAAAAGAACAATCGGTAAGTGTTTAA
- a CDS encoding hotdog fold thioesterase — translation MDYQNTMLEVLGIENVELTKDKVVMTMPVGPKTHQPLGLLHGGASVALAESAASIGTYLNIDPDTQAAVGIEINANHIRSKKSGIVTAIAVPLHRGRRTMVWDIKITDEEGNLISVSRCTTAIVG, via the coding sequence ATGGATTATCAAAACACGATGCTTGAGGTTCTTGGTATCGAAAATGTGGAACTGACAAAAGATAAAGTTGTCATGACAATGCCTGTTGGCCCTAAAACCCATCAGCCGCTCGGGCTGCTTCACGGCGGAGCTTCCGTAGCCCTCGCAGAATCAGCGGCAAGTATCGGAACCTACTTGAATATTGACCCTGACACCCAGGCAGCTGTAGGCATTGAAATTAACGCCAATCATATCCGCAGTAAAAAAAGCGGAATTGTGACAGCAATTGCGGTCCCTCTCCACAGAGGGCGCAGAACAATGGTGTGGGATATCAAAATTACAGATGAAGAAGGAAACTTGATCTCCGTTTCCAGGTGCACAACCGCCATTGTCGGGTAA
- a CDS encoding MarR family winged helix-turn-helix transcriptional regulator encodes MSSSNKEEQALKLFIVLSKAYRTLEEKVMQDIRSHGLNPTEFAVLELLYHKGPQPLQKIGSKILITSGSITYVTDKLESKGYLTRKPCTNDRRITYGTITDKGRKLMDEIFPAHRKRIAELTEALSLEEKDATISNLKKLGLQLENEHSQ; translated from the coding sequence ATGAGCAGCAGCAATAAAGAAGAACAGGCGTTAAAATTATTTATCGTGCTTTCGAAGGCATACCGGACGCTGGAGGAAAAAGTGATGCAGGATATCCGCAGTCACGGGCTGAACCCGACTGAGTTTGCGGTGCTTGAACTTTTATATCATAAAGGCCCGCAGCCGCTGCAGAAAATCGGTAGTAAAATTCTCATAACAAGCGGAAGCATTACGTATGTCACGGATAAACTTGAAAGCAAAGGATATCTCACCAGGAAGCCCTGTACAAATGACCGCCGGATCACATATGGAACTATTACGGACAAAGGGAGAAAGTTGATGGACGAAATCTTTCCTGCCCATCGCAAACGTATCGCAGAATTGACAGAGGCTTTGTCACTTGAAGAGAAAGATGCTACGATCAGTAATTTGAAGAAACTCGGTCTGCAGCTGGAAAATGAACACAGTCAGTAA
- a CDS encoding 1,4-dihydroxy-2-naphthoate polyprenyltransferase, with protein sequence MQPTVENTHEKAIAPKKGWRVWWNLLRPHTLTASFVPVFLGTAIAVQYGPIDFALFFAMFLASVLIQSATNMFNEYYDFKRGLDNHESVGIGGAIVREGVSASTVLSLALAFFAGAIALGVYICMETTWWLAVIGLVSMSVGYFYTGGPYPIAYTPFGELASGIFMGYGIILISFYVQTGTVTGESILISTPIAILVGAILMANNIRDHDGDKENGRKTLAILLGQQQAVRFLAGMFIVSYAWIAILAAAGVLTPWALLIFISTAKAREAVKGFKNKKKPAEMMPGMKATAQTNTFFGFLLTLGILFSYMA encoded by the coding sequence ATGCAGCCTACTGTAGAAAACACCCATGAAAAGGCTATAGCACCAAAAAAGGGCTGGAGGGTGTGGTGGAACCTGCTTCGTCCCCATACGCTGACAGCATCCTTCGTGCCCGTTTTTCTCGGCACTGCGATCGCTGTACAGTATGGCCCCATAGATTTCGCGCTGTTTTTTGCAATGTTTCTTGCCAGCGTTTTAATTCAGTCCGCGACAAATATGTTCAATGAGTACTACGACTTCAAGCGCGGCCTGGATAACCATGAATCGGTGGGAATCGGCGGAGCAATCGTCCGTGAAGGCGTCTCGGCATCAACCGTCCTGAGCCTGGCGCTTGCCTTTTTCGCAGGAGCAATCGCACTGGGGGTATACATTTGCATGGAAACAACCTGGTGGCTTGCTGTAATCGGGCTTGTGTCAATGTCAGTCGGATACTTTTATACAGGCGGACCTTATCCGATTGCATACACGCCGTTCGGTGAACTGGCATCAGGCATCTTTATGGGGTATGGAATCATTTTAATTTCTTTTTATGTTCAAACCGGCACCGTTACCGGTGAAAGCATTCTTATTTCCACACCAATCGCAATCCTGGTTGGAGCCATTTTAATGGCGAATAACATCCGCGACCATGACGGCGATAAAGAAAACGGCCGCAAAACACTCGCCATCCTGCTAGGCCAGCAGCAGGCAGTCCGTTTTTTGGCGGGCATGTTCATTGTTTCTTATGCATGGATTGCAATCCTTGCAGCAGCTGGTGTACTTACACCATGGGCATTGCTCATATTCATCAGTACAGCCAAGGCACGGGAAGCCGTAAAAGGCTTCAAGAACAAAAAGAAACCGGCTGAAATGATGCCAGGAATGAAAGCGACCGCTCAGACTAATACATTTTTCGGCTTTTTGCTGACACTTGGAATCCTTTTCAGCTACATGGCGTAA
- a CDS encoding peroxiredoxin family protein encodes MNWKGVISILIIAGLGAFAVWQFIDSNSGQEAVELPESNSGKMDDSGSTDSGNGETPSKEADGDVVGVAVGNKAPDFELQTLEGESVKLSDYRGQKVLVNLWASWCPPCRAEMPDIQDLYEKYKDDGFVVLGVNLTSAERENNTVQPFVEEFGLTFPILMDIRNEVGRTYQAISIPTSYFIDSEGIIHQKIIGQMSRETIENNIKEMD; translated from the coding sequence ATGAATTGGAAGGGTGTCATTTCCATACTCATCATCGCGGGGCTCGGCGCTTTCGCGGTATGGCAATTTATAGATAGCAACAGCGGACAAGAAGCAGTGGAACTTCCTGAGTCAAATTCGGGAAAAATGGATGATTCCGGCTCCACGGACAGCGGCAATGGTGAAACTCCGTCAAAGGAAGCTGATGGTGATGTGGTCGGGGTTGCGGTTGGAAACAAGGCGCCTGACTTTGAATTGCAGACACTTGAAGGAGAGTCGGTCAAGCTCTCTGATTACCGGGGGCAAAAAGTGCTTGTTAATTTATGGGCTTCATGGTGTCCGCCTTGCCGTGCGGAAATGCCTGATATCCAGGATCTTTATGAAAAGTATAAAGATGATGGCTTTGTCGTGCTTGGGGTCAATTTAACGAGTGCCGAACGGGAAAACAATACAGTTCAGCCGTTTGTCGAGGAATTCGGTCTGACGTTTCCGATTTTAATGGATATTCGCAATGAAGTCGGCCGCACTTACCAGGCCATATCCATTCCGACAAGCTATTTCATTGACAGCGAAGGAATCATCCACCAGAAAATCATTGGCCAGATGAGCAGGGAAACGATTGAGAACAATATAAAGGAAATGGATTGA
- a CDS encoding FMN-dependent NADH-azoreductase yields the protein MSTLLYITANPKETESSFGLSTGKAFLQTYENMNPEGKVIHLDVYRDDIPLIDEEVLGAWESLSKGKSFEELSAGQQNKLSRMEELVNQFIEADSYVFVTPMWNLGFPPMFKAYLDNIMIAGKTFKYTEEGPVGLMKNKKALHIQASGGVYSEGPAQSLDFASGHLQAALNFIGVEDAETIHVEGMAADPGKAEEILKESVQNAEDAAARFVKHAVRS from the coding sequence ATGTCAACATTACTCTACATTACAGCTAATCCTAAAGAGACCGAGTCTTCTTTCGGGCTCAGTACCGGAAAAGCTTTTCTTCAAACATATGAAAATATGAATCCTGAAGGTAAAGTCATCCATCTGGATGTTTACAGGGATGACATCCCCCTTATCGATGAAGAAGTGCTTGGCGCCTGGGAAAGCCTCTCAAAAGGGAAATCTTTTGAGGAATTGAGTGCCGGCCAGCAAAACAAACTGAGTAGGATGGAAGAGCTTGTCAACCAGTTTATCGAAGCTGACAGTTATGTATTTGTCACACCGATGTGGAATCTCGGATTCCCGCCAATGTTCAAAGCTTATCTTGACAATATTATGATTGCTGGCAAAACGTTCAAATATACAGAAGAAGGTCCTGTCGGCCTCATGAAAAACAAGAAAGCCCTTCATATCCAGGCATCGGGCGGTGTGTACTCAGAAGGCCCCGCTCAGTCATTGGACTTTGCCAGCGGTCATTTACAGGCTGCATTGAATTTCATCGGTGTGGAAGATGCAGAAACAATCCATGTGGAGGGAATGGCTGCCGATCCCGGCAAAGCGGAAGAAATCTTGAAAGAATCCGTACAAAATGCTGAAGATGCAGCCGCGCGTTTTGTGAAACACGCTGTTCGTTCTTAA
- a CDS encoding isochorismate synthase, which produces MITIQHEALHRKITFGSEKAKRLRKPVLVSYSLEAEQPINPLAFFAAGHSVFPGERSFWSDPSRELALVGAGESHIVRPSPAYRFKDAEKQWKQLIETAVYDGDTAAEGTGPLMIGGFSFDPLKPVTKLWNAFEHTKLTVPTFLLTIVKGNFYLTINIMVDHTADADSLYEKAIGDQESLFSSLTAEYPVSFPAHVYTEEIAPDHWKDSVAKLAEEVREGVIEKVVTARELRLYGSGSFSPDAVLGRLLEQQPQSYIFAFESGTDCFVGATPERLIKRSGTEVLSTCLAGTIARGSTHREDEQLGKELLQDEKNLHEHALVVKMIKQAMEAGCDHVEVPDSPALYKVRDIQHLYTPVKGKAKSDATLLSMVEKLHPTPALGGFPQEQAMEKIRTEEIMDRGWYAAPIGWMDVRGNGEFAVGIRSGLLQGDEASLFAGCGIVGDSDPECEYVETKMKFKPMLSALGGTLHDNSE; this is translated from the coding sequence ATGATTACGATTCAGCACGAAGCACTGCACCGCAAAATTACTTTCGGTTCCGAGAAGGCTAAGAGGCTGCGGAAGCCTGTTCTCGTCAGTTATAGTCTTGAAGCGGAACAGCCGATAAATCCCCTTGCTTTTTTTGCGGCCGGCCATTCAGTTTTTCCTGGTGAACGTTCATTCTGGTCAGATCCTTCCAGAGAGCTTGCTCTCGTTGGAGCGGGAGAATCCCATATTGTCCGGCCTTCTCCGGCATATCGATTTAAAGACGCAGAAAAACAATGGAAACAGCTGATCGAAACAGCAGTCTATGATGGAGATACTGCTGCAGAGGGCACTGGCCCGCTTATGATAGGCGGTTTCTCATTTGATCCGTTAAAGCCGGTTACAAAGTTGTGGAATGCGTTTGAACATACGAAATTGACCGTTCCCACCTTTCTGCTCACTATTGTTAAAGGCAATTTTTATTTGACGATAAATATTATGGTGGACCATACAGCCGATGCTGACAGTCTGTATGAAAAGGCGATCGGGGACCAGGAGTCCCTTTTCAGCAGCCTGACTGCAGAATATCCTGTTTCTTTCCCGGCTCATGTATATACGGAGGAAATTGCTCCGGATCACTGGAAAGATTCAGTTGCGAAGCTTGCTGAGGAAGTGCGTGAAGGCGTCATCGAAAAAGTGGTGACGGCGAGGGAACTGCGCCTGTACGGGAGCGGGTCTTTTTCACCTGATGCAGTGCTCGGCCGCCTGCTTGAACAGCAGCCGCAAAGCTATATTTTTGCCTTTGAAAGCGGAACTGACTGCTTCGTTGGCGCCACTCCGGAACGGCTTATAAAACGAAGCGGTACAGAAGTCCTTTCAACCTGCCTGGCAGGGACGATCGCCCGCGGTTCAACACACCGGGAAGATGAACAGCTGGGTAAAGAACTTCTGCAGGATGAAAAGAATCTCCATGAACATGCCCTTGTTGTTAAGATGATCAAACAGGCGATGGAAGCGGGCTGCGACCATGTAGAAGTTCCGGACAGCCCTGCCCTCTATAAAGTAAGGGATATCCAGCACTTATATACACCAGTAAAAGGGAAAGCGAAATCCGATGCAACATTGTTGTCAATGGTCGAAAAGCTGCATCCGACCCCTGCTCTCGGCGGGTTTCCCCAGGAGCAGGCAATGGAAAAAATCCGCACAGAAGAAATCATGGACCGAGGCTGGTATGCCGCACCGATCGGCTGGATGGACGTACGCGGTAATGGTGAATTTGCCGTCGGCATAAGGTCAGGTCTCTTGCAGGGAGACGAAGCATCCCTGTTCGCCGGCTGCGGGATTGTCGGTGATTCCGATCCGGAATGTGAATATGTAGAGACCAAGATGAAATTTAAGCCAATGCTCTCTGCACTAGGAGGGACACTACATGACAACAGCGAATAA
- a CDS encoding TIGR00266 family protein has protein sequence MNAHEIEYKLHGDDMQFVEIELDPGESTIAEAGSMMMMEEGIRMETIFGDGSANSSGSGLFGKLLGAGKRVLTGESLFMTVFTNGGSGKKHVSFAAPFPGSIIPMDLSELGGKIVCQKDSFLAAAKGVSIGIDFKRKLGAGFFGGEGFIMQKLEGDGLAFVHAGGTIHKVELGVGERLKVDTGCLVAMTKDVHYDIEFVGGVKTALFGGEGLFFATLQGPGTVWVQSLPFSRLADRIFASAPQSGGNNKGEGSILGGLGDLLDGDNR, from the coding sequence ATGAACGCTCACGAAATAGAGTACAAGCTACATGGGGATGATATGCAGTTTGTGGAGATTGAATTGGACCCTGGGGAAAGCACCATCGCTGAAGCGGGAAGCATGATGATGATGGAAGAAGGCATCCGGATGGAAACCATTTTTGGAGACGGTTCGGCAAACAGCAGCGGATCAGGTCTGTTTGGAAAGCTCCTTGGTGCAGGAAAGCGGGTTCTCACTGGTGAAAGTTTATTTATGACCGTATTCACCAATGGAGGCTCCGGTAAAAAGCATGTCTCATTTGCGGCGCCTTTTCCCGGCAGCATCATTCCGATGGATTTGAGTGAGCTTGGGGGGAAGATCGTATGCCAGAAGGATTCATTCCTCGCTGCTGCAAAAGGAGTCTCAATCGGCATTGATTTCAAACGTAAGCTGGGAGCCGGTTTCTTTGGCGGAGAGGGTTTCATTATGCAGAAACTTGAAGGAGACGGGCTTGCTTTTGTCCATGCCGGCGGTACTATACACAAAGTAGAACTCGGTGTCGGTGAGAGGCTGAAAGTCGATACCGGCTGTCTTGTCGCCATGACAAAAGATGTCCATTATGATATCGAATTTGTCGGCGGTGTCAAAACCGCACTGTTCGGAGGGGAAGGCCTTTTCTTTGCCACACTCCAGGGACCGGGAACAGTCTGGGTTCAATCCCTGCCTTTCAGCCGCCTGGCAGACAGGATATTCGCAAGTGCTCCCCAGAGCGGAGGAAACAACAAAGGAGAAGGAAGCATCCTCGGCGGACTCGGCGACCTTCTTGATGGAGACAATAGATAA